A genomic window from Oryctolagus cuniculus chromosome 12, mOryCun1.1, whole genome shotgun sequence includes:
- the LOC100349430 gene encoding olfactory receptor 11G2-like isoform X1, translating to MGFFLIYLRYINFMNSSTITGFILLGFPGPWEEQILLFVLFSAVYLLTLMGNGSIICTVCCDQRLHTPMYILLANFSFLEICYVTSTVPNMLANFLSDTKTISFSGCFLQFYFFFSLGSTECFFLAIMAFDRCLAICRPLHYPILMTRHLCNVLVGSCWTLGFLWFLIPITVISQMSFCQPRIIDHFLCDPGPLLTLTCTRDPVIELTSSTLSSLLLFIPFLFIMVSYALVLKAVLRVPSAAGRKKAFSTCGSHLAVVSLFYGSVMVMYVSPTSEHEAGVQKIVTLFYSVVTPLINPVIYSLRNKDMKQAMKKICQGRRRCSIG from the exons ATgggttttttcttaatttatttaaggtatataaatttcat GAACTCCAGCACCATTACTGGCTTCATCCTCCTGGGCTTCCCTGGCCCCTGGGAGGAACAGATCCTCCTCTTTGTGCTCTTCTCTGCTGTCTACCTCCTGACCCTCATGGGCAACGGTTCTATCATCTGCACTGTGTGCTGTGACCAGAGACTCCACACTCCCATGTACATCCTGCTCGCCAACTTCTCCTTCCTGGAGATCTGCTATGTCACCTCCACGGTTCCCAACATGTTGGCCAACTTCCTCTCTGACACCAAGACCATCTCCTTCTCTGGCTGCTTCCTCCagttctattttttcttctccttggGTTCTACAGAATGCTTTTTCCTGGCAATTATGGCATTTGATCGGTGCCTTGCCATCTGCCGGCCCCTTCACTACCCAATACTTATGACCAGGCATCTTTGCAATGTTCTTGTGGGCAGCTGCTGGACACTTGGTttcctctggttcctgattcctaTAACTGTCATTTCCCAGATGTCCTTCTGTCAACCTAGGATTATTGACCACTTCCTGTGTGACCCAGGTCCTCTGTTAACCCTCACCTGTACCAGGGACCCTGTAATAGAATTGACTAGCTCCACTTTAAGttctctacttttatttattccttttctctTCATCATGGTGTCATATGCTCTGGTCCTCAAAGCTGTACTGAGGGTTCCTTCGGCAGCTGGACGAAAAAAGGCTTTCTCCACTTGTGGCTCCCACCTTGCTGTGGTGTCTCTTTTCTATGGCTCAGTGATGGTCATGTATGTGAGCCCAACATCGGAGCATGAAGCTGGAGTGCAAAAGATTGTGACTCTGTTTTATTCTGTGGTGACTCCACTCATTAACCCTGTAATATATAGTCTGAGGAACAAAGACATGAAACAAGCGATGAAGAAAATatgccaaggccggcgccgctgctcaataggctaa
- the LOC100349174 gene encoding olfactory receptor 11H6, which yields MRNLQISKRKICLSFREQGQPCHCHFILLCTQETMNLSAVSTVTEFILLSFPCSRGVQVLLFALFFVSYILTLMGNGAIVSAVMLDCRLHTPMYILLANFSFLEICYINTTVPNMLGNFLSETKAISFTGCFLQFYFFFSFGITETFLLPLMAFDRYLAICWPLRYPTIMSMPLCKNLVVLCWVAAFLCYPIPIYFTTQLPFCGPNVIDHFVCDPGPLLALSCIAAPGIELSCSILSSVIIFITFFFILASYTLVLRAVLRVPSAEGRRKAFSTCGSHLAVVSLFYGSIMVMYISPTSGNQAGIQKIVTLFYSSVTPLINPLIYSLRNKDMKAALRKIQMCTKISKINDSL from the coding sequence ATGAGGAATTTACAGatctctaaaaggaaaatatGCTTGAGTTTTAGGGAACAAGGTCAACCATGTCATTGTCATTTTATTCTTCTCTGCACACAGGAAACCATGAATCTGTCAGCAGTCAGCACAGTGACTGAATTTATACTCCTGAGTTTCCCCTGCTCCAGAGGGGTTCAGGTCCTCCTCTTTGCTCTGTTTTTCGTGTCCTACATCCTAACACTGATGGGAAATGGAGCCATTGTCTCTGCAGTGATGCTGGATTGCAGGCTTCATACCCCGATGTACATCCTGCTGGCCAACTTCTCATTCCTGGAGATCTGCTACATCAACACCACTGTTCCCAATATGTTAGGAAACTTCCTTTCAGAGACCAAAGCCATCTCTTTCACAGGTTGTTTCCTCCAGTTCTACTTCTTCTTCTCATTCGGTATCACTGAGACCTTCCTGCTGCCCCTCATGGCTTTTGACCGGTACTTGGCCATCTGCTGGCCTCTCCGCTACCCGACCATCATGAGCATGCCTCTCTGCAAGAACTTGGTGGTTCTCTGCTGGGTAGCTGCCTTCCTCTGCTATCCAATCCCTATCTACTTTACCACGCAACTCCCCTTTTGTGGCCCCAATGTTATTGACCACTTCGTCTGTGACCCTGGTCCACTGCTGGCCTTGTCCTGCATTGCTGCACCTGGAATTGAGCTTTCCTGTTCTATTTTAAGCTCTGTTATTATCTTCATCACGTTCTTCTTCATCCTTGCATCCTACACCCTGGTTCTCAGGGCAGTGTTGCGTGTCCCCTCCGCAGAGGGTAGACGGaaggccttctccacctgtggttcCCATCTAGCTGTGGTGTCTCTGTTCTATGGGAGCATCATGGTGATGTACATCAGCCCAACCTCTGGGAATCAGGCTGGGATACAGAAGATTGTGACTTTGTTCTACTCCTCAGTCACTCCTCTTATAAACCCACTCATCTACAGTCTCCGGAACAAGGACATGAAGGCTGCCTTGAGGAAAATTCAGATGTGCACAAAAATTAGCAAAATTAATGACAGCTTATGA
- the LOC100349430 gene encoding olfactory receptor 11G2-like isoform X2 codes for MKILSTLRNSSTITGFILLGFPGPWEEQILLFVLFSAVYLLTLMGNGSIICTVCCDQRLHTPMYILLANFSFLEICYVTSTVPNMLANFLSDTKTISFSGCFLQFYFFFSLGSTECFFLAIMAFDRCLAICRPLHYPILMTRHLCNVLVGSCWTLGFLWFLIPITVISQMSFCQPRIIDHFLCDPGPLLTLTCTRDPVIELTSSTLSSLLLFIPFLFIMVSYALVLKAVLRVPSAAGRKKAFSTCGSHLAVVSLFYGSVMVMYVSPTSEHEAGVQKIVTLFYSVVTPLINPVIYSLRNKDMKQAMKKICQGRRRCSIG; via the coding sequence ATGAAAATCCTCAGCACCCTCAGGAACTCCAGCACCATTACTGGCTTCATCCTCCTGGGCTTCCCTGGCCCCTGGGAGGAACAGATCCTCCTCTTTGTGCTCTTCTCTGCTGTCTACCTCCTGACCCTCATGGGCAACGGTTCTATCATCTGCACTGTGTGCTGTGACCAGAGACTCCACACTCCCATGTACATCCTGCTCGCCAACTTCTCCTTCCTGGAGATCTGCTATGTCACCTCCACGGTTCCCAACATGTTGGCCAACTTCCTCTCTGACACCAAGACCATCTCCTTCTCTGGCTGCTTCCTCCagttctattttttcttctccttggGTTCTACAGAATGCTTTTTCCTGGCAATTATGGCATTTGATCGGTGCCTTGCCATCTGCCGGCCCCTTCACTACCCAATACTTATGACCAGGCATCTTTGCAATGTTCTTGTGGGCAGCTGCTGGACACTTGGTttcctctggttcctgattcctaTAACTGTCATTTCCCAGATGTCCTTCTGTCAACCTAGGATTATTGACCACTTCCTGTGTGACCCAGGTCCTCTGTTAACCCTCACCTGTACCAGGGACCCTGTAATAGAATTGACTAGCTCCACTTTAAGttctctacttttatttattccttttctctTCATCATGGTGTCATATGCTCTGGTCCTCAAAGCTGTACTGAGGGTTCCTTCGGCAGCTGGACGAAAAAAGGCTTTCTCCACTTGTGGCTCCCACCTTGCTGTGGTGTCTCTTTTCTATGGCTCAGTGATGGTCATGTATGTGAGCCCAACATCGGAGCATGAAGCTGGAGTGCAAAAGATTGTGACTCTGTTTTATTCTGTGGTGACTCCACTCATTAACCCTGTAATATATAGTCTGAGGAACAAAGACATGAAACAAGCGATGAAGAAAATatgccaaggccggcgccgctgctcaataggctaa
- the LOC108178369 gene encoding olfactory receptor 11H6, which translates to MTPEARNTSHTVSYFILLGFPCRWEMQILLFSIFSVTYILTLLGNVAIVCAVHRDHRLHTPMYILLANFSFLEICYVNSDVPNMLANFLSKTKTISFAQCFLQLYFFFSLGTTECLFLSIMAYDHFLAICRPLHYPTTMTIKFCRSLVLFCWVYGFLWFLIPVILVTQLPFCGPNVIDDFLCDLGPLLALASACVPVPGTVLICGTMSSLLIFATFFYIIGSYTLVLRAVMQVPSAAGRRKAFSTCSSHLAVVLLFYGSVMMTYVSPGSGQAEGMQKFTTLFYSVLTPLFNPMIYSLRNKEMKDALKKVLGSS; encoded by the coding sequence ATGACCCCAGAAGCCAGAAATACCTCCCACACTGTGAGTTACTTCATCCTCTTGGGCTTCCCTTGCcgctgggaaatgcaaatcctgCTGTTCTCCATATTCTCTGTGACTTACATCCTGACTCTGCTTGGAAATGTGGCAATCGTGTGTGCAGTGCACAGGGACCACCGgctccacacccccatgtacATCCTGCTGGCCAATTTCTCCTTCCTGGAAATCTGCTATGTCAACTCCGACGTGCCCAACATGCTGGCCAACTTCCTCTCCAAGACCAAAACCATCTCCTTTGCCCAGTGCTTCCTCCAGTTATACTTCTTCTTTTCACTGGGCACAACTGAGTGCTTATTTCTCTCCATCATGGCCTATGATCACTTCCTGGCTATCTGTCGCCCCCTACACTACCCGACTACCATGACTATTAAGTTCTGTAGGAGCCTTGTTCTCTTTTGTTGGGTCTAtggttttctctggtttctgatcCCAGTAATACTCGTTACCCAGCTGCCATTTTGTGGCCCAAATGTGATTGATGACTTTCTGTGTGACCTCGGTcccctgctggctttggcttcagcctgtgtcCCAGTCCCAGGGACGGTTCTCATATGTGGCACCATGAGCTCCCTCCTCATCTTTGCCACCTTTTTCTACATTATTGGCTCCTACACCCTAGTGCTGAGGGCTGTGATGCAGGTGCCCTCTGCTGCTGGGCGGAGAAAGGCCTTCTCCACCTGCTCCTCACACCTGGCTGTCGTGCTTCTGTTCTATGGCTCAGTCATGATGACCTATGTGAGCCCAGGATCAGGACAAGCAGAGGGCATGCAGAAGTTCACGACTTTGTTTTACTCAGTGTTGACCCCTCTTTTCAACCCCATGATCTACAGCCTCcgaaataaagaaatgaaggatGCTTTAAAGAAAGTTCTGGGAAGCTCATAA